From Nicotiana tabacum cultivar K326 chromosome 20, ASM71507v2, whole genome shotgun sequence, one genomic window encodes:
- the LOC107813251 gene encoding inositol-tetrakisphosphate 1-kinase 3 isoform X2 produces MCVYIYMNKGILFVAIDQSRPLSDQGPFDIVLHKLSGSKWSRILEDYRQTHPHVAVLDPPDAIEQVYNRQYMLEDVADLNLSDSYGTVGVPRQLVIETDPSSISDAVNKAGLALPLVAKPLVAKSHELSLAYDTLSLQKLEPPLVLQEFINHGGVLFKVFIVGEAVKVVRRFSLPDVSKRELSKSAGVFHFPRVSCVAASAEEADLDPCVGELPPRPLLERLARELRRRLGLRLFNLDIIREHGTKDRYYVIDINYFPGYGKMPEYEHIFTDFLLNLMKQK; encoded by the exons ATGTGTGTATACATATACAT GAACAAGGGAATACTATTTGTTGCTATAGATCAGAGCAGACCCCTTTCAGATCAAGGTCCTTTTGACATTGTGCTCCACAAG TTGTCAGGAAGCAAGTGGAGCCGTATTCTTGAG GATTATAGACAAACACATCCACATGTCGCGGTCCTTGACCCTCCAGATGCCATAGAGCAGGTATATAATCGCCAATACATGCTTGAAGATGTTGCAGACCTGAATTTGTCAGACAGCTATG GCACAGTTGGTGTTCCGAGGCAGTTGGTAATAGAGACTGATCCTTCATCCATCTCAGATGCAGTGAATAAAGCTGGTCTTGCACTACCTCTTG TAGCGAAGCCTTTGGTTGCAAAGTCACATGAGTTGTCCCTGGCCTATGATACACTCTCTCTTCAGAAACTTGAACCCCCGCTTGTTCTGCAGGAATTTATCAATCATG GAGGTGTGCTCTTTAAGGTTTTTATTGTTGGGGAAGCTGTTAAAGTTGTCAGGCGTTTCAGTTTACCTGATGTTAGCAAGCGCGAGCTGTCAAAAAGTGCTGGGGTTTTCCATTTCCCTAGAGTTTCGTGTGTTGCAGCCTCTGCAGAGGAAGCTGATTTAGACCCTTGTGTTGGCG AGCTTCCTCCTCGACCATTACTTGAGAGGCTTGCTAGGGAACTTCGTCGTAGACTG GGTCTCAGGCTCTTCAACTTGGATATAATTAGAGAGCATGGCACTAAAGACCGCTATTACGTGATAGATATCAATTACTTTCCCG GTTACGGGAAAATGCCAGAATATGAGCACATATTTACAGATTTTCTCCTGAACCTGATGAAGCAGAAATGA